A stretch of DNA from Montipora capricornis isolate CH-2021 chromosome 1, ASM3666992v2, whole genome shotgun sequence:
AAATCAAATGCATTCTACAAGGCACTATACAcaaagaaaaatgttctttattaatttttattttctttatttctttcacaccatttctaatattttttcaattttttgtttatAAAAATTGAGCACTATAAATGAACTTTTACATATTATATAAGACTTTATACATATACGGTATATGtaaatttttgtctttgttgataGTGATTATTTGCTGAGAGAAAGACTTtgccaaacagaaaaaaaaagtacgcGTTACGCCGAAAACATTCAGTTACATACCTCAAAATTAccatctttaaagaaaaattgtccATTTGCATTGATGCTTGTTTCGCTCACGGCACTAAAAGATGACAGGCTACTTCGACTACTTGAGTTCAACTCCACTTCGTCTGCCACAAAAGGCTAAAATAAAGATAGATTGGTTTAGAAAAAGTAACGTATAATACTTAAAGAAACTTAGCATCTTACCGTTAATGGCCTTTTTCGTTTGCTTGGGATTGGGCAAGAAGCCGAAGCCGGGCTTTGAGAtcgtttgtttttcttgctcCTGTTAGAAGCCATCTTGGATGAAGTGGAAGTGAGGCTATGTTTGACAGCGAGGCAACGGGGGACTCCCCCTATCCCACAATGCTTGTAAAACAGTCGAGATCTTTATTTACAACACATCAGCCATCTACGGTTTATGCCTCGCTTCCTCTTTTATATGATCAGTGTCTTTTAATGCCCACGAAATGAGCATTTCGGGCTTTAGAAAGTTTATCTTCTCGCTCTCTCAAGAGTTGTCGGCAGACAATTTGACTTCTATGAAGTACCTGCTTAGAGATTCATTGACAACGAGGGAAATTGAAGGGATAAACTGCGCCACAGATTTACTTGTCTTGCTTGAACAAAGAAATGAGCTGGGAAGAAACAATTGCAGTCTTTTCAAGGATCTTCTCTCAGAGATCCAGCGACGGGATCTTGTTAGAAAACTGGAGGATTTCGACAGAAAGCAGCTTGCAGTTAATGATCGTATTGAATACGTATACGACGAGATCGAGAATCTCGGATTTCGCTCTGAAAACAATGCAGACCAGAATGGTAATGTTACAGACGGCGGGCATGTCTCTGAAGAGTCCGGCCGTAACGACGATTGTAGATCTCGGGGTGAGTGAAGACTACTTCTTAACGTTCTCTATACACTTGAACAGTACCCGCCATTcacatgcaaataagtggcccGGGTAAACTGCACAGTTTAGCATACCGGTATAATTTAAGTATAAGCTGAAGCTTATATACCAGCagtaatcaaggattagtgagGTGCCTTCGATTTCTGTTTTGTCATCAAAGGggcatttgaaagtagttgtatATTTTGGTGAGAATGATTTGTTTTGTACCAGTTTATCACCTTTTATAGAAGTCCATGGTGGGGGGATAGGTCCGCAAGGCGTGCGTGTCGTTACAGCTGAACAGTTTGAAATGCAGGCTCGGCATTCGATCAAAATCGCCACAAAATGCATGTGTCGAACACAAAAGGGAAGAAATGAATCACAAATTGAAAGTTTTACTTCCTTTGTGGTTTTGGGTTCTCCTGAAGCGTTTTCTTGTTGAAATTCCAAAGTTATTTCTTTCGTGCTtggtaatgtacatgtaaacaacACCCTAAAAATAAATAGCCTTTTTTGGGTGATTTATATGGTGTCCACAATAAGGCAGGTTGAAGTTCCAGAAAAATCATGTGTTAGGATAACATACTGGTATTTATAATTccactttcctttccttttttcaaaaatttcttcTTGTTGatcgaaaaaagaaattaacaacAGGCTACATTTTCTACAAAAGTCTGAAAAATACACATGATGAACACAAATGGGTAGGAAATGAATCATAAATCCAAAGATTTAACTGCCTTTAAGGTTTTGGGTTCTCCTGAATAGTTTTCTTGTTGTAtatccaaaatttaaaaatgtaaaaacaatctAAGAATAGAGTTCTGAcaatattttgccttttttataATTCGATCAATCAAATTTACGTTCCAGAAAAATCATGGGTCAGGATATATATATAACATAACAAGAatataatttcaatttttttcttttcttcctttaTGCTTCTTGTTgatcgaaaaacaaaaaaaatcgacAACAGTTTATCTAGATCAAAGGATAGTAATGGAAGCTTGGAACAACTAGGGGTGTGTTTGATTGGCCCAAAATCCGGATTTACATGTAGATATTAAAATCTCGATCTtcagatttccaatcgaacgcaAAATTTTTCCAGGTTTCACTATTTGAAAATCCGTGCCATTAGGGAATTCAACTAGTGAGATCCGTGACAATATTAGTTCATAAAACAAGCAAAGCTGAATAGTATCAGAGCAATCTTTTCTGTTAATCGGTGGAACAATCATTTATTACCCATAAGCACATGTCCACTCATGATCAGGGGACTATTTTTCTAATATTTGTTCAGTAAGGAAGGTATCAAGCTATAAGTATTTCATGCTTGTTgctaatatttttgttaaaaacaatTATGAAATACGTATGTTATGATGCAATATAATTTCTGGGATATCAACTGTAGGCTTTCTTGCAGTATAGCCAAACAGCATGACTCCCCAGCATTCACAGCACAGTGTAATGCAGGACAGTCACCCATCCAAGTATTAACCCCATCCAACAGGACTTGACTTTTCCCTTGGACAAGCTGTAACACTATCACATGAGATCGATGGTGTCCAAATGCTGAGATTGTATGGAATCACCATTGATACCCAAGGGACATCCCACAGGAATGCGTTCTCCCTGAATgaaattatttatttgtataCATTCTAATTAGATATTATCTAATGTATTTAACTTGTGTTTAAAGGAGTTCATAAAATTGTATATACCGGTATTTgtgtattcttggttttcacctaGGTGATAAGGGCCACCACGTTGGTTGGCTCTTTTCACAGAATTTGCATAgtaataaagtttagttcccagGGGAGACAGGGCTGGAGACTAACTTTTAAGCTTACTAGCCTACGGGCCACTAGCAGGTCTGATTAAACTAGCCAAAACTAAATTTGCACTAGCCAGTCTCGTCATGTGCAGTTTCACCGCTGTacaacatttgcagactgcagactatcTGCAAATGTCGCACACCACAGTAATTGAGTGGTTGAGCTCAGACATTTCTTGTTACATGTGCATCTAAAAATTATCATGAATGAAATTTCCAGTTTTGCACACACAACTCCGGCTTTTATGAAATATTCTGTGTTCAATCTCACCTTATGAGTTTgttcacctttttttttacttgctcAACAGCAGCACAAATATGCTGGCATGTACCACTTCCAGTATTTTCCTTTGAAGGGCAAAGTTTTCGCAGCCTTGAGGCAAATCTCACGGACCCTCTTCCACAACTTTGCAACTCACAATTTCACTGGATTATGGAAAACATGGAATAAAGTTAATTTAAAATGAACAGTTAATAAAACTAAATTTCTTATAATAGGAAGTCTGCGGAAAAGCTGTATTTAAAAAATTGAGTCAGAAAAATATGATGAGCATGAACTATAATATAGCATAAAATTTTTGCTCTGTTTCTTAGATCTGAGGGAAAAAACAACATCTAGCACAACGATGAAGAACCACATGGAAGATGTACATGAATTGGTTTGTGACTACATTTACTACAACAAGTTGGGAAAGGAAGCCTACCGAGCAGACACCAAAGCTGCTGCAACGCTGCGCCAAGTGGGAAAAGAGGTGGAATCAAGGTACCCAAGTTTATTGAAAACCATGTGTGAAAGACTTGAAACCAATGCCTCTAAGGCAGAAGTTGCTTTCAGAAATGTGGTAGATGAAGTATTCTCCGATGGAGTTAACTGGGGCCGTATCGTAGCTGTGGTCTGTTTTGCCTCTGAACTTGCTGTTTCCTCTAATCAACATGGGACTGATGTTGTTGACAATATTGTTGGATGGCTATCAGAGTATTTGAGCAAGG
This window harbors:
- the LOC138053555 gene encoding induced myeloid leukemia cell differentiation protein Mcl-1 homolog; translated protein: MSISGFRKFIFSLSQELSADNLTSMKYLLRDSLTTREIEGINCATDLLVLLEQRNELGRNNCSLFKDLLSEIQRRDLVRKLEDFDRKQLAVNDRIEYVYDEIENLGFRSENNADQNGNVTDGGHVSEESGRNDDCRSRDLREKTTSSTTMKNHMEDVHELVCDYIYYNKLGKEAYRADTKAAATLRQVGKEVESRYPSLLKTMCERLETNASKAEVAFRNVVDEVFSDGVNWGRIVAVVCFASELAVSSNQHGTDVVDNIVGWLSEYLSKGTVGEWIIKTGGWEAFVEHWKVPDTFWWLRTSITIVSASVGLGSLATLLYRDFVKR